Proteins encoded within one genomic window of Canis lupus baileyi chromosome 36, mCanLup2.hap1, whole genome shotgun sequence:
- the LOC140625346 gene encoding gamma-crystallin F, translating to MGKITFYEDRGFQGRHYECSSDCPNLQPYFSRCNSIRVDSGCWMLYERPNYQGHQYFLRRGDYPDYQQWLGLSDAVRSCRLIPHTSSQRIRIYEREDYRGQMVEITEDCSSLHDRFHFSEIHSFHVLEGYWVLYELPNYRGRQYLLRPGDYRRYHDWGAPSARVGSLRRAVDFY from the exons ATGGGGAAG ATCACCTTCTACGAGGACCGCGGCTTCCAGGGCCGGCACTACGAGTGCAGCAGCGACTGCCCCAACCTGCAGCCCTACTTCAGCCGCTGCAACTCCATCCGCGTGGACAGCGGCTGCTGGATGCTCTACGAGCGCCCCAACTACCAGGGCCACCAGTACTTCCTGCGGCGCGGGGACTACCCCGACTACCAGCAGTGGCTGGGCCTCAGCGACGCCGTCCGCTCCTGCCGCCTCATCCCCCAC ACCAGCTCCCAAAGGATCAGGATCTACGAGCGAGAGGACTACCGGGGCCAGATGGTAGAGATCACCGAGGACTGCTCCTCGCTTCACGACCGCTTCCACTTCAGTGAGATCCACTCCTTCCACGTGCTGGAGGGCTACTGGGTCCTCTACGAGCTGCCCAACTACCGGGGGCGCCAGTACCTGCTGAGGCCGGGGGACTACAGGCGCTACCACGACTGGGGCGCCCCGAGTGCCCGGGTGGGCTCCTTGAGGAGAGCCGTGGATTTCTACTGA